One genomic segment of Immundisolibacter sp. includes these proteins:
- a CDS encoding AAA family ATPase encodes MARDRSQYRCTDCGAVFGLWAGQCGNCGAWNSLTEHTAPPAVRGGAKTPATGWSGERTVVRLREARAGAPARLASGSSELDRVLGGGLVPGSVVLLGGDPGIGKSTLLLQTLARLAETVPVLYASGEESAAQIATRAQRLQLGDTDLPLLIDARLEAILDAATDCQVLVVDSIQTLFSEAVASAAGSVSQVRECAARLTRMAKTNDISVLIA; translated from the coding sequence ATGGCGCGCGACCGCAGCCAGTACCGCTGCACCGACTGCGGCGCCGTGTTCGGTCTGTGGGCCGGGCAGTGCGGGAACTGTGGCGCCTGGAACAGCCTGACCGAGCATACCGCCCCACCGGCGGTGCGTGGCGGGGCAAAGACCCCCGCCACCGGCTGGAGCGGCGAACGCACCGTGGTGCGCCTGCGCGAAGCCCGCGCCGGTGCTCCGGCGCGCCTGGCCAGCGGCTCATCCGAACTCGACCGCGTGCTCGGCGGCGGCCTGGTGCCGGGCTCGGTGGTGCTGCTGGGCGGCGATCCGGGCATCGGCAAGTCCACCTTGCTGCTGCAAACCCTGGCTCGCCTGGCCGAAACCGTGCCGGTGCTATACGCCAGCGGCGAGGAATCCGCGGCCCAGATCGCCACCCGCGCGCAGCGTTTGCAGCTGGGCGACACCGATCTGCCGCTGCTGATCGACGCACGGCTTGAAGCCATACTCGACGCCGCCACAGACTGCCAGGTGTTGGTGGTGGACTCAATCCAGACACTGTTTTCGGAAGCCGTGGCCTCAGCCGCCGGCTCGGTATCACAGGTCCGCGAATGCGCCGCCCGCCTCACCCGCATGGCCAAGACCAACGACATCAGCGTGCTGATTGC
- the dnaB gene encoding replicative DNA helicase, with protein sequence MADPAALKVPPHSIEAEQSVLGGLLLEHAAWELVADRVTADDFYRQDHRLIFEAIRGVQDLGQPCDLITVSERLEQLEELERAGGMAYLGLLAGGVASAVNVATYADIVRERSIARHLIEVGSQIADSGFHPQGRSIAELLDEAEGRVFEIADRGARARSGFESIKDLLPAAVERLEKLYRSGVPLTGLSTGFSDLDRMTSGLHPAEMVIVAGRPSMGKTSFAMNMVESVAIRAGQPVAVFSMEMPAEQLALRMISSLGRVDAHRVRTGQLHEDDWPRVTSAVTLLGEANIFIDDTPALSPLDLRARARRLKRQHGLGLIVVDYLQLMQVPGAKENRATEISDISRSLKALAKELSVPVMALSQLNRSLEQRPNKRPVMSDLRESGAIEQDADLILFIYRDEVYNEDSADKGKAEIIIAKQRNGPIGHLHLAFLGAYTRFEDLAYDYAGGHGD encoded by the coding sequence ATGGCCGACCCGGCCGCGCTAAAAGTTCCACCGCACTCCATTGAGGCCGAGCAATCGGTCCTCGGTGGCTTGCTGCTTGAGCATGCGGCGTGGGAGCTGGTAGCCGACCGCGTCACCGCTGACGACTTCTACCGGCAAGACCATCGGCTGATTTTCGAAGCTATTCGTGGGGTCCAGGATCTGGGCCAGCCGTGCGACCTGATCACCGTCTCCGAGCGTCTGGAGCAACTCGAAGAACTGGAGCGGGCCGGCGGCATGGCGTACCTGGGCCTGCTGGCCGGCGGCGTGGCGAGCGCGGTCAACGTCGCCACCTATGCCGATATCGTTCGCGAGCGCTCGATTGCCCGGCACCTGATCGAAGTCGGCAGCCAGATCGCGGACAGCGGCTTTCACCCCCAGGGCCGCAGCATTGCCGAACTGCTCGACGAAGCCGAGGGTCGTGTATTCGAGATCGCCGACCGCGGCGCCCGCGCCCGCTCGGGCTTCGAGTCCATCAAGGATCTGCTGCCCGCGGCAGTAGAGCGGCTGGAAAAGCTCTACCGCTCCGGTGTTCCCCTGACCGGACTTTCCACCGGCTTCAGCGACCTCGACCGCATGACCTCGGGCCTGCACCCGGCGGAAATGGTCATCGTCGCCGGTCGTCCGTCGATGGGCAAAACCTCATTTGCCATGAACATGGTCGAGAGCGTCGCCATCCGCGCCGGCCAGCCGGTCGCCGTGTTCAGTATGGAAATGCCGGCCGAACAACTGGCGCTGCGCATGATCTCCTCGCTCGGTCGGGTCGATGCCCACCGGGTGCGCACCGGCCAGCTGCACGAGGACGACTGGCCGCGCGTGACCTCGGCCGTAACCTTGCTCGGCGAGGCCAATATTTTCATCGACGACACGCCGGCACTGTCGCCCCTGGACCTGCGCGCCCGCGCCCGGCGCCTGAAACGCCAGCACGGCCTTGGCCTGATCGTGGTCGACTACCTGCAACTGATGCAGGTGCCCGGCGCCAAGGAAAACCGGGCTACCGAAATCTCCGATATCTCCCGTTCGCTCAAGGCCCTGGCCAAGGAACTGTCGGTACCGGTGATGGCGCTGTCGCAGCTGAACCGTTCCCTGGAGCAGCGCCCCAACAAGCGGCCGGTGATGTCGGATTTGCGCGAGTCCGGCGCCATCGAGCAGGACGCCGACCTGATCCTGTTCATCTACCGCGACGAGGTCTACAACGAAGACAGCGCGGACAAGGGCAAGGCCGAGATCATCATTGCCAAACAGCGTAACGGCCCCATCGGCCACCTGCATCTGGCCTTCCTCGGCGCCTACACGCGGTTCGAGGATTTGGCCTACGACTACGCCGGTGGCCATGGCGACTGA
- the rplI gene encoding 50S ribosomal protein L9, giving the protein MQVILLEKIRHLGNVGDRVEVKGGYGRNFLLPTGKAVFASPDNVARFELERSAIEQAAAQALAKAQARSDALKDVVITLAHKAGEGGRLFGSVNTREIAAALTAAGHAVQQPELSLPEGAIRTLGSFPLDVNLHADLVARVRVEVVAQ; this is encoded by the coding sequence ATGCAAGTGATACTGCTAGAGAAAATTCGTCATCTGGGCAACGTCGGCGATCGGGTCGAGGTCAAGGGCGGTTACGGTCGTAATTTCCTGCTGCCCACCGGCAAGGCAGTGTTCGCTTCGCCGGACAACGTGGCCCGCTTCGAGCTGGAGCGCAGCGCCATCGAACAGGCTGCCGCGCAGGCGCTGGCCAAGGCGCAGGCGCGTTCTGACGCGCTCAAGGACGTGGTCATCACGCTGGCGCACAAGGCCGGCGAAGGCGGCCGCCTGTTCGGTTCGGTCAACACCCGCGAGATCGCGGCGGCGTTGACTGCCGCCGGTCATGCGGTCCAGCAACCGGAACTGAGCCTGCCCGAGGGGGCCATCCGCACCCTTGGCAGCTTCCCGCTGGACGTGAACCTGCACGCCGATCTGGTGGCGCGGGTGCGGGTCGAGGTAGTGGCGCAGTAA
- the rpsR gene encoding 30S ribosomal protein S18 has translation MARYLRRKKFCRFTAENTVDIDYKDLETLKQYISETGKIIPTRITGTSARYQRQLTRAIKRARFLSLLPYSDAH, from the coding sequence ATGGCCCGCTATCTGCGCCGCAAGAAATTCTGCCGTTTTACCGCCGAGAACACGGTCGATATCGACTATAAAGACCTTGAAACTCTGAAGCAGTACATATCGGAAACCGGCAAAATCATTCCGACCCGTATCACCGGCACCAGCGCCCGCTATCAGCGGCAGCTGACGCGCGCGATCAAACGCGCCCGTTTCCTGTCGCTGCTGCCGTACAGCGACGCCCACTAG
- the rpsF gene encoding 30S ribosomal protein S6 has product MRHYEIVLLIHPDQSEQVPAMIERYRSVVESRGGAVHRLEDWGRRQLSYPISKVHKAHYLLLNIEANDEAMRELGSAFRFSDAVLRNLVIKRDEAVTEPSAIAKARESEEKRDGRRGRRDDADAETASADGDGDEAPVDAAEDPAAADTDA; this is encoded by the coding sequence ATGCGTCATTACGAAATCGTGCTTCTGATCCATCCGGATCAGAGCGAGCAGGTGCCTGCCATGATTGAGCGCTACCGCAGCGTCGTGGAGTCGCGCGGCGGTGCCGTGCACCGGCTCGAAGACTGGGGTCGGCGCCAGCTGTCGTACCCGATCAGCAAAGTGCACAAGGCTCACTACCTGCTTCTGAACATTGAAGCCAACGACGAGGCCATGCGCGAGCTGGGCAGCGCGTTCCGGTTCAGCGACGCGGTATTGCGCAATCTGGTAATCAAGCGGGATGAGGCTGTCACCGAGCCGTCCGCGATCGCCAAAGCCCGGGAGAGCGAGGAGAAGCGTGACGGCCGGCGCGGGCGCCGGGACGATGCCGATGCCGAAACCGCGTCCGCTGACGGCGACGGCGACGAGGCCCCCGTCGACGCTGCCGAAGACCCGGCCGCCGCCGACACTGACGCCTGA
- the rlmB gene encoding 23S rRNA (guanosine(2251)-2'-O)-methyltransferase RlmB, translating to MSGRPLAYGLHPLRALLDRDPAAIERLLLVDRERPALADLAATAIERGVTVELRPASTLDRLTQNATHQGALAILSHSPQALDESALEGLLAQIERPLLLVLDEVQDPRNLGACLRSADAAGAHAVIAPRRNSASLTAAAIKTAAGAASTVPFVQVGNLARTLRFLKAAGLRLYGADAGAHTPLYDGDLRGPCALLLGGEAQGLRRLSREHCDGLLAIPMTGAVGSLNVSVAAAVCLFEAVRQRLACPTDPA from the coding sequence ATGAGCGGCCGCCCACTCGCCTATGGCCTGCACCCGCTGCGTGCCCTGCTGGATCGCGACCCGGCCGCGATCGAGCGGCTGCTGCTGGTTGATCGCGAGAGGCCGGCACTGGCTGACCTTGCGGCTACCGCGATCGAACGCGGCGTCACAGTCGAACTGCGTCCGGCCAGCACGCTCGACCGCCTGACGCAAAACGCGACCCACCAGGGCGCGCTGGCCATTCTCAGCCATAGTCCGCAGGCCCTTGACGAGAGCGCGCTGGAAGGCCTGTTGGCGCAGATCGAACGACCACTGCTGCTGGTACTCGACGAAGTGCAGGACCCCCGCAACCTCGGTGCATGCCTGCGCAGCGCCGACGCCGCTGGCGCCCACGCGGTGATCGCGCCGCGTCGCAATTCGGCCAGTCTCACCGCGGCTGCGATCAAGACCGCCGCCGGCGCGGCCAGCACCGTACCGTTCGTACAGGTCGGCAACCTGGCGCGCACCTTGCGCTTCCTGAAAGCCGCCGGGCTGCGCCTTTACGGCGCCGACGCCGGCGCCCACACCCCCCTTTACGACGGCGACCTTCGTGGGCCATGCGCCTTGTTGCTGGGCGGCGAAGCACAAGGCCTGCGGCGGCTGTCCCGCGAGCACTGCGACGGTCTGCTGGCCATTCCCATGACCGGCGCGGTCGGCAGCCTGAACGTGTCGGTCGCTGCCGCGGTGTGTCTGTTCGAGGCCGTTCGGCAACGCCTGGCTTGTCCGACTGACCCAGCCTGA